In one Pirellulales bacterium genomic region, the following are encoded:
- the rsmA gene encoding 16S rRNA (adenine(1518)-N(6)/adenine(1519)-N(6))-dimethyltransferase RsmA: MSSARQTQSFLIRRFEQVGITPKTRHGQNFLIDLNLLDVLFEAARIGPCDVVLEVGTGTGSLTAKLARAAAAVVSVELDPQMHQLASEELVDCDNVLLLRRDALKNKNHLNPDLLAAVRERLAAAPGRRFKLAANLPYNIATPIISNLLACDLPPATMTVTIQKELGDRIVARPSTKDYGALSVWMQAQCEVEIVRVMPPTAFWPRPKVYSAIVQIRLRQDWRDRIPDLDFFHSFARAMFFHRRKFLRSVILSGYKGRLDKPQVDAIMAELGFGETTRAEQLDVAAMLRLCEAVRGRL, from the coding sequence ATGTCTTCCGCCCGACAAACGCAGTCCTTTCTCATCCGCCGCTTCGAGCAGGTGGGCATTACGCCCAAGACGCGCCACGGGCAAAACTTCCTGATCGACCTGAACCTGCTCGACGTGCTCTTCGAGGCGGCGCGCATCGGGCCGTGCGACGTGGTGTTGGAAGTCGGCACCGGCACCGGTTCGCTGACGGCGAAACTGGCACGTGCGGCAGCGGCCGTCGTTTCGGTGGAGCTCGATCCGCAGATGCACCAGTTGGCCTCCGAGGAGCTGGTCGATTGCGATAACGTCCTGCTGCTGCGCCGTGATGCGTTGAAGAACAAGAACCATCTCAACCCCGACTTGCTCGCGGCGGTGCGCGAGCGACTTGCGGCGGCGCCCGGCCGGCGGTTCAAGCTGGCGGCGAACCTGCCCTATAACATCGCCACGCCGATCATCAGCAATCTGCTGGCCTGCGACCTGCCGCCGGCCACGATGACCGTTACGATTCAGAAAGAGTTGGGCGACCGCATCGTGGCCCGACCGAGCACGAAAGACTACGGGGCGTTGAGTGTCTGGATGCAGGCGCAGTGCGAGGTCGAGATCGTGCGGGTGATGCCGCCCACCGCCTTCTGGCCGCGGCCGAAAGTGTACTCCGCGATCGTGCAGATCCGCCTCAGGCAAGATTGGCGGGACCGCATTCCTGACCTCGACTTTTTTCACTCGTTCGCGCGAGCGATGTTCTTTCACCGCCGGAAGTTCTTGCGCAGCGTCATCCTGAGCGGCTATAAAGGGCGGCTCGACAAACCGCAGGTCGACGCGATCATGGCCGAGCTTGGCTTCGGCGAGACGACACGGGCGGAGCAGCTCGACGTAGCCGCGATGCTGCGGCTTTGCGAGGCGGTCCGGGGACGGCTGTAG
- a CDS encoding phosphatidylserine decarboxylase, whose product MSHVETSLQRAAPEPLPPNIASVQPGGGVCYQIELLWGRWRRWWLRRFRPAYVRRMAETMRGSAAGAPHDVLDPRDLKYCRNLCTAEWSPLDDPFRWRERIPFARWGLAELPLMVCPLLAATVALGLWGWYLAVAPGIVLALIVWFFRDPPRRVPIEAGLIVSPADGTIAEVSRMEHDDYLGGPAVKIGIFLSIFNVHINRSPLDCRVMKLRYEPGLFLNAMNPDSRMLNENLWIGLEEDAPPYRRLVVRQIAGLFARRIVCDLRPGETIARGHKFGMIKLGSRTELIVPDEERLEVLVAVGHKVRAGSSVLARYSSTEGGLPRLSPTDETG is encoded by the coding sequence ATGTCGCATGTCGAGACCTCATTGCAGCGGGCCGCGCCCGAACCCTTGCCGCCGAACATCGCCAGCGTCCAGCCGGGCGGCGGCGTCTGCTATCAGATCGAGCTGCTGTGGGGGCGGTGGCGAAGGTGGTGGCTGCGCAGGTTTCGGCCGGCTTACGTGAGACGTATGGCCGAAACGATGCGCGGCTCGGCTGCCGGCGCGCCGCACGATGTGCTCGACCCGCGAGACCTGAAATACTGCCGCAACCTCTGCACCGCCGAATGGTCGCCGCTAGACGACCCCTTTCGTTGGCGCGAGCGGATTCCCTTTGCTCGCTGGGGACTGGCCGAATTGCCTTTGATGGTCTGTCCGCTTCTGGCCGCGACCGTGGCGCTGGGGCTTTGGGGGTGGTATCTGGCCGTGGCACCGGGCATCGTGCTGGCTTTGATCGTCTGGTTTTTTCGCGATCCGCCCCGTCGCGTGCCCATCGAGGCCGGCCTGATCGTTTCGCCCGCCGACGGCACGATCGCCGAAGTGTCGCGAATGGAGCACGACGATTATCTTGGCGGCCCGGCGGTGAAGATCGGCATCTTTCTGTCGATCTTCAACGTACACATCAACCGGTCGCCGCTGGACTGCCGGGTGATGAAGCTGCGATATGAGCCGGGACTGTTCTTGAATGCGATGAATCCCGACAGCCGCATGTTGAACGAGAACCTGTGGATTGGGTTGGAAGAAGACGCGCCGCCCTACCGGCGGTTGGTGGTGCGGCAGATCGCCGGCCTGTTTGCGCGGCGGATTGTTTGCGACTTGCGGCCGGGCGAAACGATCGCCCGCGGCCATAAATTCGGTATGATCAAGCTTGGTTCGCGGACCGAGCTGATCGTGCCCGACGAAGAGCGGCTGGAAGTGCTGGTGGCGGTCGGGCACAAGGTACGTGCCGGCAGCAGCGTGCTGGCCAGATACAGTTCAACGGAGGGTGGCCTTCCCAGGCTGTCACCTACAGACGAGACGGGCTAG
- a CDS encoding riboflavin synthase, translating into MFTGLIQSLGTIVEVVSQPPGKRLVVRPDGPIGTVHVGDSVAVNGCCLTVVETVGDRWAFEAGPETLSRTNLGELVEGSVVNLERSLAVGDPLGGHFVTGHIDGVGTVARRYDDRDWTTMWFRCPPDLALQMASKASIAVDGVSLTLVDVEPEQFSVALIPHTLRITTLGRRQTGDRVNLETDLLAKYVQSPRPKT; encoded by the coding sequence ATGTTTACCGGTCTCATCCAATCGCTCGGTACCATCGTCGAAGTCGTCTCGCAGCCGCCCGGCAAGCGGCTCGTGGTGCGCCCTGACGGACCTATCGGCACGGTACACGTTGGAGACAGCGTGGCGGTCAATGGCTGTTGCCTCACGGTTGTCGAGACGGTGGGCGACAGGTGGGCGTTCGAGGCCGGGCCGGAGACGTTGAGCCGCACGAATCTTGGGGAACTGGTAGAGGGAAGCGTTGTGAACCTGGAGCGCTCGTTGGCCGTCGGCGACCCGCTGGGCGGCCATTTTGTCACCGGGCACATCGACGGCGTCGGCACGGTCGCTCGTCGCTACGATGATCGCGACTGGACCACGATGTGGTTTCGCTGCCCGCCTGATCTAGCGCTTCAGATGGCCTCCAAAGCCTCGATCGCCGTCGATGGCGTGAGCCTGACGCTGGTCGACGTGGAGCCGGAGCAGTTCAGCGTCGCCCTGATACCGCACACCTTGCGCATCACCACCCTAGGCCGACGGCAAACGGGCGACCGCGTGAATCTGGAGACGGACCTGCTGGCGAAGTATGTTCAAAGCCCAAGACCAAAGACCTAA
- a CDS encoding AAA family ATPase — protein MNERIRLTDLAGWFRDEAIAAVNRGGRFRPGYEIVRRAVLRCVPGADGMWYDGDRQEIVLSISGRAQPFGNLSAGQRMMLALVADIAIKTVTQNNFLVPPDVLTAEDEPLPRALAQTPGVVLIDELDVHLHPRWQRRVASDLKRTFPQIQFLCTSHSPQVIGEVLPEEIRLLDESHTGEHPAHSFGLDSNAVLEEVMGAESRSRDSRDAIDAIEEALEIGDLELARSRLQVLKRIQRGTTRDSTRLEATINNLEALADAGD, from the coding sequence TTGAACGAACGCATTCGTCTTACGGATCTGGCCGGATGGTTTCGCGACGAGGCGATCGCGGCGGTCAATCGCGGAGGCCGCTTTCGTCCCGGCTACGAGATCGTGCGCCGCGCGGTCTTGCGCTGCGTTCCTGGAGCCGATGGCATGTGGTACGACGGCGACCGTCAAGAGATCGTGCTCTCGATTTCCGGCCGCGCGCAGCCCTTTGGCAATTTGAGTGCGGGACAGCGCATGATGTTGGCGCTGGTCGCCGACATTGCCATCAAGACCGTCACTCAAAACAACTTCCTCGTTCCGCCGGACGTGCTGACCGCCGAAGATGAACCCTTGCCGCGCGCTTTGGCGCAAACGCCGGGTGTGGTGCTGATCGACGAACTCGACGTTCACCTCCACCCACGCTGGCAGCGGCGCGTGGCCTCCGACCTGAAACGGACGTTTCCACAGATTCAATTTCTTTGTACCTCACACTCACCACAGGTGATCGGCGAAGTCCTGCCGGAAGAGATTCGTCTGCTGGACGAGTCGCACACGGGCGAGCACCCTGCCCATTCTTTCGGCTTGGATTCCAATGCGGTGCTCGAAGAAGTCATGGGCGCGGAGTCGCGCAGTCGAGACAGTCGAGACGCAATCGATGCGATCGAGGAGGCATTGGAAATCGGCGATCTTGAATTGGCGCGTTCGCGACTCCAAGTATTGAAACGAATCCAGCGGGGCACAACCCGCGACAGCACGCGCCTCGAAGCGACGATCAACAACCTGGAGGCGCTGGCGGATGCGGGAGATTAG
- a CDS encoding DUF1731 domain-containing protein, with translation MAATSSTGTVVIAGGSGFVGVSLATHLASTGRSVVILSRRPPKPSGPWRHVSWDARTLDDWRRELDGAAGLVNLVGRSVDCIKTPDHQDEILRSRVEATRALGAAVRSVDTPPPVWVQMSTAHIYGDPPQVVCADDSPFGCGFAPFVGQAWEDEFRASVLPSQRPVVLRTSFVIGRDRGAGGGALARLRMLVKLGLGGTVGSGKQGMSWIHETDMNRVFERALDGPTMSGAYIASSPMPVSQQNFMRELRRAVGVPFGLPAFSWMARLGAPLLLRTDPELALYGRYLLPRRLQDERFEFRFPELGLALRDLVGHSS, from the coding sequence ATGGCAGCTACTTCATCAACCGGCACGGTCGTGATCGCTGGCGGAAGCGGGTTCGTTGGCGTGTCGCTGGCGACACATTTGGCGTCGACCGGCAGGTCGGTCGTGATTCTATCGCGTCGTCCGCCGAAACCGAGCGGGCCGTGGCGGCACGTGAGTTGGGACGCACGTACGCTGGACGATTGGCGCCGCGAACTCGACGGCGCGGCCGGCCTGGTGAATTTGGTGGGGCGTAGCGTCGATTGCATCAAGACTCCCGATCACCAGGACGAGATTCTGCGCTCGCGTGTCGAAGCGACGCGTGCGCTTGGCGCGGCCGTGCGCTCGGTCGACACGCCTCCGCCGGTGTGGGTGCAGATGAGCACCGCGCACATCTACGGCGACCCGCCGCAGGTTGTTTGTGCGGACGATTCGCCCTTCGGCTGCGGATTTGCGCCTTTCGTCGGCCAGGCTTGGGAAGACGAATTCCGTGCGAGCGTGCTGCCGTCACAGCGGCCGGTCGTTTTGCGAACGAGCTTCGTAATCGGCCGCGACCGCGGAGCCGGCGGAGGCGCGCTGGCACGGCTGCGGATGCTCGTGAAGCTCGGTCTTGGCGGGACGGTTGGCTCAGGCAAGCAGGGGATGAGCTGGATTCACGAGACGGATATGAACCGCGTATTTGAACGGGCGCTCGATGGCCCAACCATGAGCGGAGCGTACATCGCGTCGTCGCCGATGCCGGTTTCGCAACAGAACTTCATGCGAGAACTGCGCCGGGCCGTCGGCGTGCCGTTTGGACTGCCGGCGTTTTCATGGATGGCCCGCCTGGGGGCACCGTTGCTGCTGCGGACGGATCCGGAGCTCGCCTTGTATGGACGCTACCTGCTCCCGCGGCGCCTTCAAGACGAGCGATTTGAGTTCCGGTTCCCGGAACTTGGATTGGCGTTGCGTGACCTGGTGGGCCACTCCAGTTGA
- a CDS encoding glucan 1,4-alpha-glucosidase — protein sequence MTEIRSAPGRPGLPPRWTSSAKQGVGTALGTGSPLWFTLSHGIVNEVYYPRVDLACIRDLGLIVTDGQDFFSEEKRHTRSQVEYLAEGVPAYRVINHCLEGRYTIEKELLADPQRPVLLQHIRFKPQQGELDQYQLFALISPHLANQGSDNIAWVGDYKGAPLLFAEQNGIGMAVACSAPWLARSAGFVGVSDGWQDLWQHKRLTWQFDRAEHGNVALTGQIDLADCHGECLLAVGFGQNVNEAANRAVASVLDGIDRARHLYVQHWRQWQDTLLPLDREHLDGRPAAHFDADRAEPSAQNVYRVSTAMIGTHEAKNFPGGIVASLSIPWGFSKGDNDLGGYHLVWPRDLVESAGGLMAAGAKMVACRVLRYLQVTQEADGHWGQNMWLDGTPYWDGIQMDEAALPVLLVDLAYREQMIDEAERDKLWPMVRHAAGYLVRNGPVTQQDRWEEDPGYSPFTLAAEIAALLVAAELADDQGEYAEAEYLRETADLWYSNLDNWIYAADTELSRRLGVEGYYIRISPDTPENVKPVKGFVVVKNRPSDQALEVAGDLVSPDALALVRFGLRDANDPRIMNTVKAIDAVLKVDLPSGPCWYRYNLDGYGEHDDGSPFDGTGVGRPWPLLTGERAHYEIAAGRRDEAQRLLQAMERFANCGGLLPEQVWDSHDVPDHELFRGQPAGSAMPLVWAHSEYIKLLRSLRDGKVFDMPPQTVERYLMHKQESPHFAWRFNHKCRRLPAGKTLRVETLAPAVIHFSSDDWQTTHDVSTRDTGLEIHVADLPTAELPAGTAVRFTFYWPAATKWEGVDFSVRVEAV from the coding sequence TTGACCGAAATCCGTTCCGCCCCCGGAAGACCCGGCCTGCCGCCGCGCTGGACCTCCAGCGCCAAACAAGGCGTGGGCACCGCCCTGGGCACCGGCAGCCCGCTCTGGTTCACGCTGAGCCACGGCATCGTCAACGAAGTTTATTATCCCCGTGTCGATCTGGCCTGCATCCGCGATCTGGGCCTGATCGTCACCGACGGGCAAGACTTCTTCTCTGAAGAGAAACGGCACACCCGCTCGCAGGTCGAATACCTGGCCGAGGGCGTGCCGGCGTATCGCGTGATCAACCATTGCCTCGAAGGCCGCTACACCATCGAGAAAGAACTACTCGCCGATCCGCAGCGGCCCGTGCTGTTGCAGCACATCCGCTTCAAGCCGCAGCAAGGCGAACTGGACCAATACCAACTGTTCGCGCTGATCTCGCCGCACCTAGCCAACCAAGGCAGCGATAACATCGCCTGGGTCGGTGACTACAAGGGAGCACCGCTGCTGTTTGCCGAACAGAACGGCATCGGCATGGCGGTCGCCTGCTCCGCGCCGTGGCTGGCGCGGTCGGCGGGCTTTGTCGGGGTCTCCGACGGCTGGCAGGACCTGTGGCAGCACAAGCGGCTGACGTGGCAATTCGACCGTGCCGAACACGGCAACGTGGCCTTGACCGGCCAGATCGACCTGGCCGACTGCCACGGAGAGTGCTTGCTGGCGGTGGGCTTCGGCCAAAACGTCAATGAGGCCGCCAACCGGGCCGTGGCCAGCGTGCTCGACGGCATCGACCGCGCCCGGCACCTCTACGTGCAACATTGGCGGCAGTGGCAAGACACCTTGCTGCCGCTCGACCGCGAACACCTCGACGGACGCCCCGCCGCCCACTTCGACGCCGATCGCGCGGAACCTTCCGCGCAGAACGTCTATCGCGTCAGCACCGCCATGATCGGCACGCACGAAGCCAAGAACTTTCCGGGCGGAATCGTGGCCAGCTTGTCGATTCCCTGGGGATTCTCCAAGGGCGACAACGATCTGGGCGGCTATCATCTTGTCTGGCCGCGCGATCTGGTCGAGTCGGCCGGTGGTTTGATGGCGGCCGGCGCGAAAATGGTCGCCTGCCGCGTGCTCCGCTATCTGCAAGTCACGCAGGAGGCCGACGGCCACTGGGGCCAGAACATGTGGCTCGACGGCACGCCCTATTGGGACGGCATCCAAATGGACGAAGCGGCTTTGCCCGTGTTGCTGGTCGATCTCGCCTACCGCGAGCAGATGATCGACGAGGCCGAGCGGGACAAGCTTTGGCCAATGGTGCGTCACGCGGCCGGCTACCTGGTGCGCAACGGACCGGTGACGCAGCAGGACCGCTGGGAAGAAGACCCCGGCTACAGCCCGTTCACGTTGGCCGCAGAAATCGCCGCCTTGCTGGTGGCCGCCGAATTGGCCGACGACCAGGGCGAATATGCGGAAGCCGAATATCTTCGCGAGACGGCCGATCTCTGGTACTCGAACCTCGACAACTGGATCTATGCCGCCGACACCGAGCTTTCGCGGCGGCTCGGCGTGGAAGGTTATTACATCCGCATTTCTCCCGACACGCCGGAAAACGTGAAGCCGGTCAAAGGCTTTGTCGTGGTCAAGAACCGGCCCAGCGACCAGGCCCTGGAGGTGGCCGGCGACCTGGTCAGCCCCGACGCCTTGGCGCTGGTGCGGTTCGGCTTGCGCGACGCCAACGACCCTCGCATCATGAACACCGTGAAGGCCATCGACGCGGTGCTCAAAGTCGATCTTCCTTCGGGACCGTGCTGGTATCGCTACAACCTCGACGGATACGGCGAGCACGACGACGGCTCGCCGTTCGACGGCACGGGCGTGGGTCGGCCCTGGCCGCTGCTGACCGGCGAACGCGCCCACTATGAGATCGCGGCGGGGCGTCGAGACGAAGCCCAGCGTCTCTTGCAGGCGATGGAACGCTTTGCCAATTGCGGAGGCCTGTTGCCCGAACAGGTCTGGGACTCGCACGACGTGCCGGACCATGAGCTCTTTCGCGGCCAGCCGGCCGGGTCGGCCATGCCGCTCGTCTGGGCGCATTCCGAGTACATCAAGCTGTTACGTTCGTTGCGCGACGGCAAAGTGTTCGACATGCCGCCCCAGACGGTCGAGCGATATTTGATGCACAAACAAGAGTCGCCGCATTTTGCCTGGCGATTCAACCACAAATGCCGCCGCCTGCCGGCCGGCAAGACGCTGCGCGTCGAGACGCTGGCGCCGGCCGTCATTCACTTCAGCAGCGACGACTGGCAGACCACGCACGACGTTTCCACGCGCGACACGGGCCTGGAGATTCACGTTGCCGACCTGCCGACCGCCGAGTTGCCGGCGGGCACGGCGGTGCGTTTCACCTTTTACTGGCCCGCGGCCACGAAATGGGAAGGTGTCGACTTCAGCGTGCGGGTGGAAGCGGTCTGA
- the pssA gene encoding CDP-diacylglycerol--serine O-phosphatidyltransferase has product MHKIRTVAVLPTLFTLGNLVCGFFAIVVAARVEKPLTAETPRAPTIGTANPVKAFKALDPEDPVHNCMLSGWLIFLAMIFDALDGHVARLAKTTSDFGAQLDSLCDIVTFGVAPAFLLVKLCPLFEFTHHDMFWVIAALYAACAAMRLARFNVESDEEDDHLHFTGLPSPAAAAVIASFAILFYTLRKETNTQWYTPQFDTAMQYALPFFAVLVAILMVSRIPYPHVVNQLFSGQHSFAHLAMVTLFLFGVMLVRGFAVPLISVVFVLQGPIAYLWQEFVQRRPHKEPLF; this is encoded by the coding sequence ATGCACAAAATTCGTACCGTGGCCGTGTTGCCGACGTTGTTCACGCTGGGCAACCTGGTTTGCGGCTTTTTCGCGATTGTCGTCGCGGCGCGGGTCGAGAAACCTTTGACCGCCGAAACGCCCCGCGCGCCGACCATCGGCACCGCAAATCCGGTCAAGGCGTTCAAGGCCCTCGACCCCGAAGACCCGGTCCATAATTGCATGCTCAGCGGCTGGCTGATTTTTCTGGCCATGATCTTCGACGCCCTCGACGGCCACGTCGCTCGGCTGGCCAAGACCACCAGCGACTTCGGAGCGCAACTCGACAGTCTTTGCGACATCGTGACGTTTGGCGTGGCGCCGGCGTTTCTGCTGGTCAAGCTCTGTCCGCTGTTCGAATTCACGCACCACGACATGTTCTGGGTCATCGCCGCCCTGTATGCCGCCTGCGCGGCGATGCGGTTGGCCCGGTTCAACGTCGAGAGCGACGAAGAGGACGACCACTTGCACTTCACCGGGCTGCCCAGTCCGGCCGCCGCGGCCGTGATCGCCAGTTTCGCGATTCTGTTCTACACGTTGCGGAAAGAGACCAACACGCAATGGTACACGCCTCAGTTCGACACGGCCATGCAGTACGCCCTGCCGTTTTTCGCCGTGCTGGTGGCCATCCTGATGGTCTCGCGCATTCCCTATCCGCACGTCGTCAACCAGTTGTTCAGCGGCCAGCACAGCTTTGCCCATCTGGCGATGGTGACCTTGTTCCTGTTTGGCGTGATGCTGGTGCGAGGTTTCGCGGTGCCGTTGATCAGCGTGGTGTTCGTGTTGCAAGGTCCCATCGCCTATCTCTGGCAGGAATTTGTTCAACGGCGGCCGCACAAGGAGCCGCTTTTTTAA